A genomic stretch from Rhodomicrobium vannielii ATCC 17100 includes:
- the cysW gene encoding sulfate ABC transporter permease subunit CysW, translating to MTLVEATTNRQAGFGGAEESSGPARRSEFAARAPRGAKANTETLPVRILLVFVALGFLTLFIVIPLVAVFLQAFSKGWTAYFSALTDPDAISAIRLTVIVAACSVVVNLFFGLIAAWTITKYRFPGKTLLITLIDLPFSISPVVSGLVFVLLFGLQGFFGHWLQDNDIKILFAFPAILLATIFVTFPFVARELIPLMQEQGTTEEEAALSLGASGLTTFFKVTLPNIKWGLLYGILLCNARAMGEFGAVSVVSGHIRGETNTMPLHIEILYNEYQLTAAFAVASLLALLALVTLVLKAVLERKLERKR from the coding sequence ATGACGCTCGTTGAAGCGACGACCAACCGGCAGGCTGGTTTCGGCGGCGCGGAGGAAAGCTCCGGGCCGGCACGGCGAAGCGAATTCGCGGCGCGCGCGCCGAGAGGCGCCAAGGCGAATACGGAAACGCTTCCGGTCCGCATTCTTCTTGTCTTCGTTGCGCTCGGATTTCTCACGCTGTTCATCGTCATCCCGCTGGTCGCGGTGTTCTTGCAGGCTTTTTCGAAGGGCTGGACCGCCTATTTCTCGGCGCTTACGGACCCCGACGCCATCTCGGCCATACGCCTCACGGTGATCGTGGCGGCCTGTTCCGTCGTGGTGAACCTCTTCTTCGGCCTCATCGCGGCATGGACGATCACGAAATACCGTTTTCCCGGCAAGACGCTGCTGATAACGCTGATCGACCTGCCCTTCTCGATCTCTCCGGTGGTGTCGGGCCTCGTCTTCGTGCTTCTGTTCGGCTTGCAGGGCTTCTTCGGGCATTGGCTTCAGGATAATGACATCAAGATCCTGTTCGCCTTTCCCGCCATTCTGCTCGCGACGATCTTCGTCACCTTCCCCTTCGTCGCGCGCGAGTTGATCCCGCTCATGCAGGAACAGGGCACGACCGAGGAGGAAGCCGCGCTGTCGCTTGGCGCATCGGGGCTCACAACCTTCTTCAAGGTGACGCTGCCGAATATCAAGTGGGGGCTGCTCTACGGCATCCTGCTTTGCAACGCGCGCGCCATGGGCGAATTCGGCGCGGTGTCGGTCGTTTCGGGCCATATTCGGGGCGAGACCAATACGATGCCGCTCCACATCGAAATCCTGTATAATGAATACCAGCTCACGGCCGCTTTCGCGGTGGCGTCGTTGCTCGCGCTTCTCGCGTTGGTTACGCTCGTTCTGAAAGCCGTCCTCGAACGCAAACTGGAGCGCAAGAGATGA
- a CDS encoding arginyltransferase has translation MDQKRRFPEFYVTAPQPCPYLPGRMERKIFTHLSADRPLALVDNLLKGGFRRSQNIAYMPYCDHCAACVPVRIVVNEFKPHRTLAKIGRANEDLCARRVSGRATLEQFSLFRAYIEARHANGGMADMTLLDYSMMIQDSAVETYLTEYRLRPRDGESKGPLVAAVLCDRLSDGISLVYSFYDPDMVKRGLGNFIILEQVEFARARGLPYVYLGYWIAGSRKMAYKTRFTPQEHLTPLGWVRRET, from the coding sequence TTGGACCAGAAACGACGATTTCCCGAGTTTTATGTGACTGCGCCACAGCCTTGCCCCTACTTGCCCGGGCGAATGGAGCGCAAGATCTTCACCCATTTGTCTGCGGATCGTCCCCTCGCCCTCGTCGATAATCTGCTCAAGGGTGGCTTTCGCCGCAGCCAGAACATCGCCTACATGCCCTATTGCGACCACTGCGCGGCCTGCGTGCCCGTGCGCATCGTGGTCAACGAGTTCAAGCCGCACCGCACCCTCGCGAAGATCGGGCGCGCGAACGAGGATCTTTGCGCCCGCCGCGTGTCAGGCCGCGCCACGCTCGAACAATTCTCCCTTTTCCGCGCATATATCGAAGCCCGCCACGCCAATGGCGGCATGGCCGACATGACGCTGCTCGACTATTCGATGATGATCCAGGATAGCGCGGTCGAAACCTATCTTACGGAATACCGCCTCAGGCCGCGCGATGGCGAGAGCAAAGGCCCGCTTGTCGCGGCCGTGCTTTGCGACCGGCTCAGCGACGGCATCTCGCTCGTCTATTCATTTTACGATCCCGACATGGTGAAGCGCGGTCTCGGCAACTTCATCATCCTCGAACAGGTCGAATTTGCCCGGGCGCGGGGTCTGCCATATGTTTATCTCGGCTATTGGATCGCGGGCTCACGCAAGATGGCCTACAAGACCCGCTTTACCCCACAGGAGCATCTGACGCCGCTTGGATGGGTCCGTCGCGAAACTTAG
- a CDS encoding sulfate/molybdate ABC transporter ATP-binding protein, with product MKIDVRNLSKRFGNFVALKNVDLDIASGELLALLGPSGSGKTTLLRIIAGLDFADGGEVYFAGENAANLNVRKRHVGFVFQHYALFRHMTVFENVAFGLRVRPRRERKPEHEIVKRVKRLLEFVHIEGLAERYPDQLSGGQRQRVALARALAIEPNVLLLDEPFGALDAKVRKSLRRWLRDLHGELNVTSVLVTHDQEEALEVADRIVVMGNGKIEQVGTPEEIYNEPANSFVFDFIGESVKLPVRIENGGIWIGSRRLATNDELPASGPARLFVRPHDLTFGEVSEAPLQGAVRSVRRVGALSFADVRLDYGGDDLLVEASLPPETIVRAGDLVGLTPRRYRIYEDGAAESLTSAAL from the coding sequence ATGAAGATCGATGTCCGTAACCTGTCGAAGCGCTTCGGAAACTTCGTCGCCCTCAAGAACGTGGATCTCGACATCGCAAGCGGAGAACTGCTCGCGCTTCTCGGCCCATCGGGTTCCGGCAAGACCACGCTTCTGCGTATCATCGCGGGGCTGGACTTCGCGGATGGTGGCGAGGTGTATTTCGCCGGAGAGAACGCAGCCAACCTCAACGTGCGAAAGCGGCATGTGGGCTTCGTCTTCCAGCACTACGCCCTGTTTCGCCATATGACCGTCTTCGAGAACGTGGCGTTCGGCCTTCGCGTCAGGCCCCGCCGCGAGCGAAAGCCGGAACACGAAATCGTGAAGCGCGTGAAACGGCTCCTCGAATTCGTGCATATCGAAGGGCTTGCCGAGCGCTATCCAGACCAGCTTTCGGGCGGCCAACGCCAGCGTGTCGCGCTTGCACGGGCGCTTGCGATCGAACCGAACGTGCTGTTGCTCGACGAACCGTTCGGCGCGCTCGACGCCAAGGTGAGGAAATCGCTGCGCCGCTGGCTGCGCGACCTGCATGGCGAACTGAACGTCACATCCGTGCTCGTCACCCACGATCAGGAGGAGGCGCTGGAAGTTGCTGACCGCATCGTCGTCATGGGCAACGGCAAGATCGAGCAGGTCGGCACGCCCGAGGAAATCTACAACGAGCCAGCGAACTCCTTCGTGTTCGACTTCATCGGCGAGTCCGTGAAACTGCCGGTGCGCATCGAAAACGGCGGAATCTGGATCGGCTCGCGACGCCTCGCCACAAACGATGAACTTCCGGCGTCGGGCCCGGCCCGGCTCTTCGTCCGCCCGCACGATCTCACCTTCGGAGAGGTCTCGGAAGCGCCGCTTCAGGGTGCTGTGCGCTCCGTCCGCCGCGTCGGCGCGCTGTCCTTCGCGGACGTGCGGCTCGACTACGGCGGCGACGATCTTCTGGTGGAAGCGAGTTTGCCGCCGGAGACGATAGTCCGCGCCGGCGACCTCGTGGGGCTGACCCCGCGGCGCTATCGCATTTACGAGGATGGAGCGGCCGAGTCGCTGACCTCGGCGGCCTTATAG
- a CDS encoding M48 family metallopeptidase has protein sequence MLTASIITLEQTPVLRVPDVGCTVELRRSPRAKRFSLKVSHTERAAILTLPSRGRVEDASAFLARHADWLKRQLERLPEPVPFAEGSLIPLRGQMHRVRFAGPKRHTQVVWTETPEYAQSLPCSIIRPDMARDLSCFRVDPRMPGLFVSGDFEHAPRRLHDWLRAEVRKDLAACVEKHAQVLTCCPKRLAIRDQATRWGSCSTSGTLSFSWRLIFAPPFVLDYVAAHEVAHLREMNHGPSFWRLVRDTVPNYNRAKNWLKTNGAELHRFGSEI, from the coding sequence ATGCTAACAGCATCGATTATTACTCTTGAGCAAACTCCCGTTCTACGCGTCCCCGATGTCGGGTGCACCGTGGAACTCAGACGCTCGCCACGCGCCAAGCGATTTTCTCTCAAAGTCAGCCATACCGAGCGCGCCGCGATCTTGACGCTTCCCAGTCGGGGCCGCGTCGAAGATGCCAGCGCATTCCTCGCCCGCCATGCGGACTGGCTGAAAAGGCAACTCGAACGCCTGCCGGAGCCTGTCCCCTTCGCGGAAGGCTCGCTCATTCCATTGCGCGGCCAAATGCATCGTGTCCGCTTCGCCGGGCCGAAGCGCCATACGCAAGTCGTGTGGACCGAAACGCCCGAATACGCGCAGTCCCTTCCCTGTTCCATCATCCGCCCCGACATGGCGCGCGACCTTTCCTGTTTCCGCGTCGATCCACGAATGCCGGGGCTTTTCGTAAGCGGCGATTTTGAGCATGCGCCGCGGCGCCTTCATGACTGGCTCCGTGCCGAAGTACGCAAAGACCTCGCAGCATGCGTGGAAAAACACGCGCAAGTCCTCACCTGTTGCCCCAAACGCCTTGCGATCCGCGATCAGGCAACGCGTTGGGGCTCCTGCTCCACCAGCGGCACACTCTCTTTTTCATGGCGGCTCATCTTTGCGCCGCCATTTGTTTTGGACTACGTCGCCGCCCATGAGGTCGCCCATCTGAGGGAAATGAACCACGGCCCAAGCTTCTGGCGTCTCGTCCGCGACACTGTTCCCAATTATAATCGCGCCAAAAATTGGCTCAAAACAAACGGTGCGGAGCTCCATCGGTTCGGTAGCGAAATTTAA
- a CDS encoding ABC transporter ATP-binding protein: MFSWFEKLIDPFKTVPLTRPPQKLLAFYWHYIGGVWWVFGLVLISGVVAALIEVALFTFVGQIVDFAKAAENPAAFFHDHGRTLIFMAIVALVIRPIAFTIHSLLINQSINANTQALVRWRQHRYTLRQSLSFFQNDFAGRIANRIMQTGQSLRQSAIDLVDALWYVAIYWLSAAVIFFDLDARLVIPLLLWLVGFGVMVWYFVPRLIRMAVTVSEARSTLMGRVTDSYANILTVKLFAHTASEEAYAKDAISDHLHKLQAQLRVITLFEMCQWVLTGLLIAGTTGLSLWLWSEGAVTLGAIAVTTGLAIRINNMSSWIMWVITTIFENVGTVEEGMRALSKPWNVVDAPDAKPLTVDKGAISYEHVQFHYGRGKGLIEDLSLRIKPGEKVGLVGRSGAGKSTLINILLRFHDLESGRILIDGQDISKVTQDSLRAKIGLVTQDTSLMHRSVADNIRYGRPDATMDDIVAAAKKAHAHDFIVDLQDSHGNKGYEAEVGERGVKLSGGQRQRIAIARVLLKDAPILILDEATAALDSEVEAAIQDQLYNLMEGKTVIAIAHRLSTISAMDRLIVMDKGHIVEDGTHKELLRDGGLYASLWARQSGGFLLEERESAEPIAEPGRYAAE; this comes from the coding sequence ATGTTTTCCTGGTTTGAAAAGCTTATTGACCCTTTCAAGACTGTCCCGCTGACGCGGCCGCCGCAGAAACTTCTTGCATTCTATTGGCATTACATCGGCGGCGTTTGGTGGGTGTTCGGCCTTGTCCTCATCTCCGGCGTAGTCGCAGCGCTGATCGAGGTTGCGCTGTTCACCTTTGTCGGGCAGATCGTCGATTTCGCCAAGGCGGCCGAGAACCCGGCGGCCTTCTTCCACGATCACGGCAGAACGCTGATCTTCATGGCGATCGTGGCGCTCGTCATCCGCCCGATTGCGTTTACGATCCATTCGCTGCTCATCAATCAGAGCATCAACGCGAACACGCAGGCGCTCGTGCGGTGGCGGCAGCACCGCTATACGCTCCGCCAGAGCCTGTCGTTCTTCCAGAACGACTTCGCAGGCCGCATCGCCAACCGCATCATGCAGACGGGGCAATCGCTGCGCCAATCGGCCATCGATCTGGTGGATGCGCTCTGGTATGTCGCGATCTACTGGCTTTCGGCCGCCGTCATCTTCTTCGATCTCGACGCGCGACTTGTCATTCCGCTGCTGCTTTGGCTCGTCGGCTTCGGCGTCATGGTCTGGTATTTCGTGCCGCGGCTCATCCGCATGGCGGTGACGGTTTCGGAGGCGCGTTCCACGCTCATGGGCCGCGTCACGGACAGCTACGCGAACATCCTGACGGTGAAGCTTTTCGCGCATACGGCGAGCGAGGAAGCCTACGCGAAGGACGCGATCTCCGATCATCTGCACAAGCTGCAAGCTCAGCTCCGCGTCATCACGCTCTTCGAGATGTGCCAGTGGGTGCTGACGGGCCTTCTCATCGCTGGCACGACCGGGCTTTCGCTCTGGCTATGGAGCGAGGGGGCGGTGACGCTCGGCGCAATCGCGGTGACGACGGGCCTCGCCATCCGCATCAACAACATGTCGTCGTGGATCATGTGGGTCATCACGACGATCTTCGAGAATGTCGGCACGGTCGAAGAGGGCATGCGCGCCTTGTCGAAGCCGTGGAATGTCGTCGACGCGCCGGATGCGAAGCCGCTCACGGTCGACAAGGGCGCGATTTCCTATGAGCACGTTCAGTTCCACTACGGGCGCGGCAAGGGCCTCATCGAAGACCTCTCGCTCCGCATCAAACCGGGCGAGAAGGTCGGTCTTGTCGGTCGCTCGGGCGCGGGCAAGTCCACGCTCATCAATATCCTTCTGCGGTTCCACGACCTCGAGTCCGGCCGCATCCTGATCGACGGGCAGGACATCTCGAAGGTCACGCAGGACTCGCTGCGCGCGAAGATCGGCCTCGTGACGCAGGACACCTCGCTTATGCATCGGTCCGTCGCCGACAACATCCGTTACGGGCGGCCTGACGCAACGATGGACGACATCGTGGCGGCGGCGAAGAAGGCGCATGCGCATGATTTCATTGTCGATCTTCAGGATTCCCACGGCAACAAAGGCTACGAGGCCGAGGTGGGCGAGCGCGGCGTCAAGCTGTCGGGCGGCCAGCGCCAGCGCATCGCGATTGCGCGCGTGCTGTTGAAGGATGCGCCGATCCTGATCCTCGACGAGGCAACGGCGGCGCTCGACTCGGAGGTGGAAGCCGCGATTCAGGATCAGCTGTACAATCTCATGGAAGGCAAGACCGTGATCGCCATCGCGCACCGGCTGTCGACGATCTCGGCCATGGATCGGCTCATCGTGATGGACAAGGGCCATATCGTCGAGGACGGCACGCACAAGGAGCTGCTCCGGGACGGCGGGCTCTATGCGAGCCTGTGGGCGCGGCAGTCGGGCGGCTTCCTGCTGGAGGAGCGCGAGTCCGCCGAGCCTATCGCCGAGCCGGGGCGATACGCGGCCGAATAA
- a CDS encoding alpha/beta hydrolase encodes MRGLIVTAFAAFMIAAGAAPCVAERVTIDHLGLDLTANLELAPGKSLKGDGAVLIVHNTLGSDRMEPIATLQDALRDHGINTLAITLGLGIDNRKGNFNCALEQAHHHEDAIDEIADWVKWLKDKGASSITVAGHGRGANQVALYAINRLDKSVKRVVLMAPLMQTEESAEAEYRAIFKGSLRQELGKAEELVASQNGNQFVNVPGFLTCSNPAVTAGAFANYYGSNPKFKTTNLLPSIKLPVLIAVGDGDPALPEIKAAEGEFSQLKTVTLAVVPGTDQNFHDLGAEELAKKVKEFLVHRVQG; translated from the coding sequence ATGCGCGGCCTTATCGTTACGGCCTTCGCGGCGTTCATGATCGCGGCGGGAGCGGCCCCTTGCGTCGCCGAGCGGGTTACGATCGACCATCTCGGGCTCGACCTTACCGCCAATCTGGAACTTGCGCCGGGCAAGTCGCTGAAGGGCGACGGCGCCGTGCTGATCGTCCACAACACGCTCGGCAGCGACCGCATGGAGCCCATCGCGACGCTTCAGGACGCGCTGCGCGACCACGGCATCAATACGCTTGCGATTACGCTCGGGCTTGGCATCGATAACCGTAAGGGCAACTTCAACTGCGCGCTGGAACAGGCCCATCACCACGAGGACGCGATCGACGAGATTGCGGACTGGGTGAAGTGGCTGAAGGACAAGGGCGCGTCTTCCATCACCGTCGCGGGGCATGGCCGCGGCGCCAACCAGGTGGCGCTTTACGCCATCAACCGCCTCGACAAGTCCGTGAAACGCGTCGTCCTGATGGCTCCGCTGATGCAGACGGAGGAAAGCGCCGAAGCGGAATATCGCGCTATTTTCAAAGGTTCGCTCCGGCAGGAACTCGGGAAGGCCGAGGAACTCGTGGCGAGCCAGAACGGCAATCAGTTCGTGAATGTGCCGGGCTTCCTGACCTGCTCAAATCCGGCGGTGACGGCGGGTGCGTTCGCGAACTATTACGGGTCCAACCCTAAATTCAAGACGACCAACCTTCTGCCGAGCATCAAGCTGCCGGTTCTGATTGCGGTCGGCGACGGCGATCCGGCGCTCCCCGAAATCAAGGCGGCGGAGGGTGAGTTTTCGCAGCTCAAGACGGTGACGCTGGCGGTGGTTCCCGGCACCGATCAGAACTTCCACGACCTCGGCGCGGAGGAACTCGCCAAGAAGGTCAAGGAATTCCTCGTTCACCGCGTGCAGGGATAA
- a CDS encoding substrate-binding domain-containing protein — MSIRNACRASASLLALAASFAPVNAEDVTLTLRGGGLTVIGELVAADAASFVIRSDKFGMMALESAKFECNGPSCPKPLIPSLGIHGSNTIGAQLMPNTVERFAEEEGFVAEKVVGADPEEVVFKFSDASGKDVASIDIKSHGSGTAPKSLIEGKAQIGAMSRPIKEDEAKAVADAGVPLKTHVFALDGIVVFVSPKNPVKTLSLEQIAKIFSGDIKDWKDVGGNPGPIHIYARDAKSGTFDTFNTLVLSPLKLKLSPGAKRFESNHDLSDETARDPNGIGFSGFAYIRNAKPLSVASNCGIVSTPDVFSVKTEEYPLSRRLYLYSGKAGPLGDKLIAYALSDKAQDIISEAGFINQHIDLQTFDQQAGRVWPAFLVAEKDFSFALMRDLTADVKSGKRLSVNFRFHRNSAVLDDKAMQDVPRLARFLKSDANGKDLLLLGFTDGTGAFETNKALSLNRATSFKNALVAEGVPANKITVKGYGSLLPVGCNTSDAGQSANRRVEVWMKD; from the coding sequence ATGTCCATTCGAAACGCTTGTCGCGCCAGCGCATCGCTTCTGGCCCTCGCCGCCTCCTTCGCGCCCGTGAACGCGGAGGATGTCACGCTCACGCTTCGCGGCGGCGGACTGACCGTGATCGGCGAACTTGTCGCCGCTGACGCCGCCTCCTTCGTGATCCGCTCCGACAAATTCGGCATGATGGCGCTCGAAAGCGCGAAGTTCGAGTGCAACGGGCCGTCCTGCCCGAAGCCGCTGATCCCGTCGCTCGGCATCCACGGCTCGAACACCATCGGCGCTCAGCTCATGCCGAACACCGTGGAGCGCTTTGCCGAGGAAGAGGGCTTCGTTGCGGAAAAGGTCGTCGGCGCGGACCCCGAGGAAGTGGTGTTCAAGTTCTCCGACGCCAGCGGAAAGGACGTCGCTTCCATCGACATCAAGTCGCACGGATCGGGCACCGCGCCGAAAAGCCTGATCGAAGGCAAGGCACAGATCGGCGCCATGTCGCGACCAATCAAGGAGGATGAGGCCAAAGCCGTCGCCGATGCGGGCGTCCCGCTCAAGACGCATGTCTTCGCGCTCGACGGCATCGTGGTGTTTGTCTCGCCGAAGAACCCGGTCAAGACGCTAAGCCTCGAACAGATCGCGAAGATCTTTTCGGGCGACATCAAGGACTGGAAAGACGTCGGCGGCAATCCTGGCCCGATCCACATCTACGCACGCGACGCGAAATCCGGCACCTTCGACACCTTCAACACGCTCGTGCTTTCGCCGCTCAAGCTGAAGCTGTCGCCCGGAGCCAAGCGCTTCGAGTCAAACCACGATCTTTCCGACGAGACGGCACGCGATCCGAACGGGATCGGCTTTTCGGGCTTCGCCTATATCCGCAATGCGAAGCCGCTTTCCGTCGCTTCTAATTGCGGGATCGTCTCCACGCCGGACGTCTTTTCGGTGAAGACCGAAGAATATCCTCTCTCGCGGCGTCTCTACCTCTACAGCGGCAAGGCCGGGCCGCTCGGCGACAAGCTTATCGCCTACGCGCTGTCCGACAAGGCGCAGGACATTATCTCCGAAGCCGGGTTCATCAACCAGCACATCGACCTTCAGACCTTCGACCAGCAGGCTGGACGCGTGTGGCCCGCCTTTCTGGTCGCGGAAAAGGACTTCAGTTTCGCCCTCATGCGTGACCTGACGGCCGACGTGAAGTCCGGCAAACGCCTTTCGGTGAACTTTCGCTTTCACCGCAACTCCGCCGTTCTCGACGACAAAGCCATGCAGGACGTCCCCCGGCTCGCGCGCTTCCTGAAAAGCGATGCGAACGGCAAGGACTTGCTTCTCCTCGGTTTCACGGACGGAACCGGCGCTTTCGAGACGAACAAGGCGCTGTCGCTCAACCGCGCGACGAGCTTCAAGAACGCGCTTGTCGCGGAAGGCGTGCCCGCCAACAAGATCACCGTGAAGGGATACGGAAGTCTTCTGCCGGTGGGCTGCAATACCTCGGACGCGGGCCAGAGCGCGAACCGCCGCGTCGAGGTCTGGATGAAGGACTAA
- a CDS encoding MipA/OmpV family protein gives MVGLKQAAACVAFLGLAASGAQASDLFSADGGYKDGAAAPYWVVTVGGYAAVEPSFPGSKETDFTFRPIFDFYRAGESEWLSLPNDSFGFTLYQTSNFRFGVAGNYIDDRNVSDDRRALQGLQDIDYTIQLGGFAEYYPVPFIRTRIEVLQGITGAEGFEANLIADFIYRPAAQWQFTVGPRLKFVDGQYNSEFFSTPASYLNLGRAYNADGGLNSWGVSSSARYDVNERWSIRGFAEWNRLEGDAADSPLVKLRGDENQWQAGIGAAYKFNFAY, from the coding sequence ATGGTGGGATTGAAACAAGCTGCGGCTTGTGTTGCGTTTCTGGGCCTCGCAGCGAGCGGCGCTCAGGCGTCGGACCTGTTCAGTGCGGATGGCGGATATAAGGATGGCGCGGCGGCACCTTACTGGGTCGTCACCGTTGGCGGCTACGCCGCTGTCGAGCCGTCTTTCCCGGGCTCCAAGGAGACGGACTTCACGTTCCGCCCGATCTTCGATTTTTATCGCGCTGGCGAAAGCGAATGGCTGAGCCTTCCGAACGACTCGTTCGGCTTCACGCTCTATCAGACGAGTAATTTCCGATTCGGCGTTGCGGGCAACTACATCGACGACCGCAATGTTAGCGACGACCGCCGCGCCCTCCAGGGCCTCCAGGACATCGACTACACGATCCAGCTCGGCGGCTTCGCCGAATACTATCCGGTGCCGTTCATCCGCACCCGCATCGAAGTGCTGCAGGGCATCACCGGCGCGGAAGGCTTCGAAGCCAACCTCATCGCGGACTTCATCTATCGCCCGGCTGCGCAATGGCAGTTCACGGTTGGTCCGCGCCTCAAGTTTGTCGATGGCCAGTATAACTCCGAGTTCTTCTCGACGCCGGCGTCATATCTGAATTTGGGGCGAGCTTACAATGCTGATGGCGGCTTGAACTCTTGGGGCGTCTCCAGCAGCGCGCGATATGACGTCAACGAGCGCTGGTCTATTCGCGGCTTCGCGGAGTGGAACCGCCTCGAAGGCGACGCGGCCGACAGCCCACTCGTCAAGCTTCGCGGCGACGAGAACCAGTGGCAGGCCGGCATCGGCGCTGCTTACAAGTTCAACTTCGCGTATTAA